From Amycolatopsis sp. cg9, one genomic window encodes:
- a CDS encoding LysR family transcriptional regulator, translating to MELHQLAYFVAVAEEGNFTRAAERLHVAQPGVSAQVRRLERELGQELLDRSGRTVRLTDVGAAALPHARAALAAVQGVREAVDELAGLVRGQVAIGAVTSAGPVRLPDLLAGFHERYPAVEITLSEANSEEMLAALREGRLDLAVVGLSTDPPPGIATQVLLDEPFLAVTAPDGPLDRAEVGIRDLDGLPLMALPKGTGLRTALDTAFAREGLTPRIAFEAADPNVLVQLATRGLGVAIVPESLGRYHRAELRIVEITGPGLRGVLALAWRTEGPLSPAARALIAFARAAYRS from the coding sequence ATGGAACTGCACCAGCTCGCGTACTTCGTGGCGGTAGCCGAGGAAGGCAACTTCACGCGCGCGGCCGAACGGCTGCACGTCGCCCAGCCCGGGGTGAGCGCGCAGGTCCGGCGGCTGGAGCGGGAGCTGGGGCAGGAGCTGCTGGACCGCTCCGGCCGGACGGTCCGGCTCACCGACGTCGGCGCCGCCGCCCTCCCGCACGCCCGGGCCGCGCTCGCGGCCGTGCAGGGTGTGCGCGAAGCCGTCGACGAGCTGGCCGGGCTGGTCCGCGGCCAGGTCGCGATCGGCGCCGTGACCTCGGCAGGCCCGGTTCGGCTGCCGGACCTGCTGGCCGGCTTCCACGAGCGCTATCCGGCCGTCGAGATCACGCTGTCGGAAGCCAACTCCGAGGAGATGCTCGCGGCACTGCGCGAAGGACGCCTGGACCTCGCGGTCGTCGGTCTCTCGACGGACCCGCCGCCGGGCATCGCGACGCAGGTGCTGCTCGACGAGCCGTTCCTGGCGGTCACGGCGCCGGACGGCCCGCTCGACCGGGCCGAAGTCGGTATCAGGGACCTCGACGGCCTGCCGCTGATGGCGCTGCCGAAGGGGACGGGCCTGCGCACCGCCCTCGACACCGCCTTCGCGCGCGAGGGGCTGACCCCGCGGATCGCGTTCGAGGCGGCCGATCCGAACGTCCTGGTGCAGCTCGCGACGCGCGGCCTCGGCGTGGCGATCGTGCCGGAGTCGCTGGGCCGGTACCACCGGGCGGAGCTGCGGATCGTCGAAATCACGGGCCCTGGCCTGCGTGGCGTGCTCGCGCTGGCGTGGCGGACGGAGGGCCCGCTCAGCCCGGCGGCGCGCGCCCTGATCGCGTTCG